The nucleotide window ctttatgcattcttcaattttcaactcaaccattaaaattagctggaaaaacggatgtacaacgtgcataacccacacacattcatggtaggccccactgagtttactcagtgccaTAAAATAACGTTAGTGGTGCTGACGAAAATGGATGGGCTACTCGCTGTGTCTGtgatttgtgagccccaccatgatgtatgtctttcatcgatgttgttcatccatttttacggatcattttaaggcttgataaaAAATATTACAGGTAAAAatctcggtggaccacaccacagaaaacaataatgattgcatatcctctattaaaatcctcctaaactccggatcgggtcggatcgatcGGATCGGGTCCATTCGGATCGGTCTGgtcggattgaccacgatccgagcCAGATTCGAAAACCATGGATCTAAAATGACTAACCCGATCCTCACcgatccagctcattttagtgcactgtcacaaaaatgaagcagatttaaatctcaggtcgaccacaccacaggaaacggtggtgattgaccattaaaaatttcttgtgggccacatcaatatcAAACTAACCGAGTCtgtgcaacatcaatatcaaaataaccgagtcattgaattagttcgatccgagttcaattcgaattggggttcaagtcaagttgagcccaggcaagctcaaaaaatcaactcgacttagcctcgaaccgagtcgaatcaaactTTTTCGAGTAtgagttcatgtacacccctaagtcCCTTAGTCTAAGTAGCTGTGACcttaacaacaggttggatggcaaataaacattccggcaGCCCCATAATATTTTAGTAGtcgaattcaatcaccactgcttcctgtggtgtgatccacctaagacttggatctgcttcatttttgggctcctgccctaaaatgagcagtcAAAACTGATAGAttgtgtggatgtaaggaaaaatacatcacggtgggccccacagtcagggatccacccaccccAGTGGGTCCGGGGATCCACCAAAGCTGCGCCCCTTggcatgggaagcggattgcgtagtgagtaactcactacgcttagcgtactgagtaaactctgcgaggtccaccatgatttatgtattttatctgctccgtccatccattttaccagataattttagtgcttgagccagaaaaacgaagcatatccaatgttcatatggaccacaccacaggaaacagatgAATTGAACGTAtactgttaaaaaattcttgagggcaacagaagttttggatcaaagcttatatttgtgttttcccttcatcaatgtcgGTATGatgttatgaataggttggatgacaaataaacatcactgtggggccttagaaaggtttcaacggtggaaatcattttcccttaaattagatggaaaaagggatggacgtcGAGGATAGATTacgtacattcaaggtgggcccaactgagtttactcagtacgataggagcatactgagtaactcagtacgcaatccgatttcctcggcatgcattgcacgtgtcaTGTGGTCAGTTTATTTAACGTGGCCTTGTGCCGCGGAGCATCACACGCAACTTCGTAAAGTGTAAAGATCTGGCAAgccgaacgcggattgcgtcctaccccgcccgtctccggctgggaatgggcaggagctttgagtggccaccgtaatgtatggttcttatccagaccgtccatccatcttttcctatcattttaggataaaagGCAAAaaagatccaaggatcaagtggaccacggcaCATGAagaaatggtgataatgattctcacacttgaaacttttttagtgcccacgtgatgtttatttgctatccaacctattcataaagttacatagacatggatgaagagaaaacacaaatatcagctccatccaaaacttctgtggcccaaagaagttttcaacggtaagagtttaagcCCTATTGCGTAGTCTacctgagcgttggatctgcctcatttttgggcttattccctaaaatgatacgaaaaaatggatggacggtgtggataaaacccatacattagggtggccactcaaagctcctgcccattcccagctggagagggccgggggtaggacgcaatccgcgttcgagACGACCATCTCTCATACCTGCAGTTGTATTTGGCTTGTTGCTATTAACATCAcctatctgaaccatccattagattcgGACAGCAATCAGATGGCCTGTCATCTAAGAACAATCTTCTATATCCATTTTGCATTTCTCTAACTAGATAGTGCAGATCATCTGAGAGCACTAGgcctaatgaacggtccagatgaaACCGTGTGCATGGAAATATTGCCATGCACTCATCCACGGGATCATCACTCTTGCACTTTAGCTTTTTGGACACACAAACAGTCGCACGTGCCGACATCTTGCAGGTGTGGGGCCGATGATGCCGTTGAAAAGAataaacgaaaaaagaaaaaagaaagatcgaaaagatcaggtgggcccactgatcTGGTGGCCCCCACAGGGAAAAAAAATAAGTGGACGCTAACAACGAAATCGATCGGTAGTCCGCATTCCACCTAGATGCGTGAACCACTAcgttcaatcaatcaatcaatctgatgTCCGTAAGTACGGAACACATTTCGTATAAACAATCtcgaccgtccatattaaagatcattgatcaaatggttaataatTGTTTGAttgtagcccatgaaatatgCGCTGGACCTAATGAAAAGTACGGATTAATGGATTGGACggtctaagtgtcccaatgcaactaggatgGTCCTCTAAGTAATAGGAcatttttcatttgaatttggACCGTCGGTATTTTTCTCTTTAGTAACTGTCTGTAGGATTCTCTTATCCATCAGATTTTCGAGGCATGGtccatcaacggtctggattaccggcCAATGGGCCCAACTTATCATAACTGAAAATCAATGGTCCTTGTGTAGTTTTCCACTCCTGTTTTCAGTTCTGACAGGTGGGACGGGTAGATCATTAATCCAGAACATTGATCACTTGCATCCGGGCCATGGATGAACCATGCCCAAAGTCCTCTaaagattggaagatcttagccacAGATCTTGAACCATTTTTCCATTGAATGTGGCCATCTATTCGTAGTTTACGTATCAAAAGGTTAGGATTATCCTATCCATGGCATGTTCATAGACGACCCTACCTAATTAGTGGCATGGATCCCAAACACGTAGTCAATGTTCGCACGTGCACTGCGAATCACTTCTTCAACCTACTTCGTGCCCATAACAATATTTCTCGTGGCCGCCAATCGATGAGAAGTGAATAGAAACCCACTACAGGAATGAATTTCTTTTCCCATCCACCGCAGGGCCCAGTGGACCAACGGTCCAGATTAGGCCCTTGTCATAGGGCAATTCACCTGAAAGATTCAAGAGAGGATTCGGAAGCATAGTTGCTCCgaccatcaggtgagccacacgtgGTTTAGAGATTTTTGGAAGGTGCAATATtcttttctatgatgtggcccacatgatgatgggatcggcctgatttttcggTTGTATGGAAAtcatggtgtgttccacctgtttgagggattggatgtcataaaaatGATTGGACATTATAAAAACATTCGCAATGCTAATCTACACCACAACTATTTGCAGCTTAAGAGGATGGGAACATTTTGTCCATGTACGTTGCCTTTGAGAGTCTGCCGCATATTAAATGAGATATGGATCCgttgtatattttgaaaatttgaaaatctaaatGTCTATAAACATACGGCTTGAATGAGATTTTCAATATGTATtcattatatattttgaaaatttgaaaatctaaatGGATATAAACATACGGCTTGAATgagatttttcaatatggattcattgtatattttgaaaatttgaaaatctaaatGTTTATAAACACACGGCTTGAATTTTAGCTGCattaatggatggacggcttcgaTTTTACCAGCTACTTTTTCACGCATTGAGCACCATTCTTCCACATCTTGTCGTCTAGCCGACACCACGAGGCCATCCAacaaagctatgtggggccagCATCTTGTTGGCTCTGGCGTTGCTTATAagtcctagcgttcatacgcttGTATGAGGCTGCTAGCTTATTTTAGTAATAAGCTTTGCTACCTCATTTCAGCACCCCAACTCAAACAAGTGAGAACAAGTGTGAATGGAACCTTCTCTTTCTTCCAAAAAGGAAAATCAGTAAGGGGCCTTTTGATCATTACCATTCGGAAAATTCAACATGGGTCGAggcaatttctaaaaaaaaaaaacacgcttttttttttccccataaaaAACCCAGATGCCTCCACCAATTCACACCACCCACCACATATGCTGGAGCAGTGGACAAGTGaaatatctacgccatccatcagaAGGACACCTCATAACAGCACACAAACCCAAACAAGTGAGAAAAAGTGTGAATAGGTCATCGCCCACTATTGGCAaccttctcctctttctttctgaAAGGAAAATAAGTCAAGGGTATTTTGGTCTATTTTCCACTTGGAAAATTCAACATGGTCAAGgtattttattcttcttttcaaaaaatcaggtttatatatatctatatatacagATAAACCCAGATGCGTCCACCAATTCACACCCACCGCCACATATGGCGTGAAAGTGGACAAGTGGAATATCTATGTCATACATCAGAAGGACACCGCTATGTAGATTccctatcccaagaatcaggtcagtccatTACTCAGGTGGGGGGCAAAATTAACAGAACAAATGTGCTGTTGTGAGAAAAATCAGCTGATATTTTCTAACCCATCGAATCATTTCACCTTATCTTTGGGTAGTAACATCGACatagtgaggtccacttgatggatggctcagatattTCACCTATCAACCAGGCTGGCAAACGTGGTGGCGTGTGCATTGCCGATTGGGTAAACGCGTGTGGGCTTTAGCAAAGCACTGATAATTAAACTAAGAATCGGATTTAActaataatatatatttaaagAGAAGCTCTCAAGTTGGTAGTTGGGACTATAAGTTATGGTCCACGTAgaggataacttccaacctgtcGAATGAATGCAacatccaaaccttccaataggtgggccccaccatgaggatcacttaATGCAAAAATCATATCTACCTATTCATCATGTAGGCCACGAAATAGAAATGATATTTAGCCACTGATTAACAGCAAGCAAATACAGTTGTGGTCCATGAGTGGATTTGGCTGATTCTGGCCTAAGGGAATCCTGATTTTGGAGACAAgctattggacggattggatgttgcacAAACATTGAAAGGTTGGAACTGAGTGGActgtaacttgtggtccaactggttgcAGTTGGAGACCTCATACTGAAAATTGAGTTTTGACTTTCACCCACCATTTGCATCTTTTTATTTAAAACAAATTCACTCAGCAAGTAATTCAGTTGGAGTACTCTCGATGAATCTTACCAGGTCTGAATCGAGTCGAGCTCATCACCAAGTTTCATAGTGACTCGGCCCAATTCTcatcgagttgactcagcaagtTTCAAATCCAGTCACTGTGATTTAGAACCATGATGGGCAGAACCACGAACCTTGCCACGACTCTGGACCACAGCAAGTGACATCCCATTGGGGCCTACATGTTGAGATGGTCCGATGATCGGACTGTCCACACACTGGATGGTTTGTTTGCTACATGGACCGCCATAAGAAGCTGATGATTCTGATCAGCACAGTGCGCAGATCACTTTCGAACATTGAAAGAAAATATTCAACGGCTCACATTCAACTAAAAATCCAAGGATAATATCATTTCTGAATCGTGATTATTGGACCATAATACCCAGAATacatggatggctcagatcaccGGACCATCTCAGCAACTGGGATCGGTTGGGCAACAAATGCGGCAGCAGCAGCCAATTGCTTTCATTGACTGCACAGGCAAAACAAACTCAACTGCAAGTAATCTTGCAATTTCTTCAAGGAACAGAGATTCAAAAGCATCAAGCAGAGTCCAAATAGCTGGCAGATTGTAATAAGAGATCTGAAATCATGAATTTGAAATAGGATGATAGAAAAATCGACCAATCGGAGCCAATGACTGCCAAAGAGACTTTTCATGACCATTTAATAGgttgaattgaaattgaaaatggaAAGACAGATTTCCGTGGCAAAGGTCTGAAATTGGGAATGGAAAGATGGATCTGTGCGGCAACATTTGGACTAAAAAACAAGCAACTAGTAATAGTGTGGGGCCCATTCAGAAATTCTGAAGCAATATCATATTCTAGTTTCTGATTTCTTGCGCATCCCACAATACATTCACACAGCAAACAGGACATGAACCCTCAAAAGCTGTGATGCAGGACAGtttagaaaaatatcaaaagCTTAATTGATCTTTTCTTACACTATTCATATACAATTTATGCAGTTTTATCTAAGTTTTTACTGATCTaaatcctttatttttattttttacattttatgCTTTTAAAAACAACAAGTTGTAGGATAGGATGTCTTCGATCATATCATacaaatgtatggatggatgtcatGTTTTCTATCGTCAGTATCCAACAGTTCTGATGTTTAAGCATGCGCACATATCACATCACATGTTTGATGCTCCATTGAATAGGGTTCTGAaatgcggaaaaaaaaaaaagaaagaagaagaagaagaagaagaagaaagaggaagaagaagattccaTCTTGTATATAAATAAAGAACATTCCTAAATGTATCTTCCAATCCACAAGCAAAAACGTAAACGTTACCTACATAAAAGCAGAAGCAGGAGCAGATTCTCTAGCATGAAAGCATTTCAGGGAAAAGGAAAGCAAGTAgctcaccaccatcatcatctacgccttatcccaattaattggggttggctacatgaatcttgttatgCCGTTCCACTATTAAGGGcaataccttcagttagaccataggtcattagACTTTTCATACTACATCCATCCACGTCATTTTGGGCCTTACCCTTGGCTTTTTAGAGCCTTCGACTTCTACCAACTCACTCCAAACTGGCatgttcttggtctccattgcgcACGACCacaccatctaagtctactttacCTAATCTATTTACTTTCAatctatgtaatagtctattacattgtgccCCCTGGGCCATGACTTACATCATGAATCTGAACAATATGACAGCAAGTAGAGTAGCTAAGAAAGGTATTTGTTTCAAcgttattatttttttcttacgTGCCACTTTTATGGAATGTGGAGCTGTGAAAATGGTGGACTATGATGAAGATCACGTGGAGCAAAATTGGAACTATCCACTTATTAGGTTGGGCCAGACATGTACATTGAGTCAGACCATCAGCTGTCCATTGGTGTCAAAGGTGTGGCCTCATGATGAATTGACCATCTTGGTTTCTTCCCCAGATAATATTTATGATGTGTCCCACCCATTTGAACAGCTCAGCAGTTATTAACAAGTTGCACTTTGGCAGGAATGACAGGGTTGTTGTATGTTAAAGATCCCATGCAACGCTGTATGTGAACATTTCTCATTTGTAAAACGATATCAAGATTTAAAATTCCACGTTGTATTCAATAAgataaagaaaacaaacaaatttGTTGATTGTCTTAATGGACTTTTAATTAACATGTCCGAACTCCAATAACAAGACGAAACCACTAATATAAAACCACCACTGATAAAGGTGGTTTTGAATATTTGATGGTGCCATGACAGTGATGGGGTTGGCGAGCGGAAGCCCAAAACTAGAGCTGGTGTGACATGTTATATAGAAGGTTCCTAAAATTAAGAACCTATAAGTATTCTAACATGTGAATGCTCAAATACATTAGCGTTGTATGCAGCCAAACACATGCATGTGCATAGAGCTATGTGTCTCCATCATACATGTCTGTAATTGCTTGTTTTTTTCCACCAATGTATGCATTACTGTTGTATCTATGTATGACTAAATGGACAGGATGCCTTAGATAATTCGCTTCCAGTTTCAACAATGCAGTAAATGAGAAGAGAAGATGAATTGACAGCAATCATATTCCAATGAAAATAGAAACAACAGCATACCCGTGTCTGCAGTGAATATAAGAAATCAACAGAGTTACACCAGGATCAAAACAACCAAACAGCAACTAGGCACCGGAAAGAGGAGATGAATTGATTCCAGCTTTATTGGCAAAGCTCCAGACCGGAATACGGCAACATACTAAATATATGAAATCGATTCCAGCCTGGAATATAGGAAGAAATTTCCTTCTCTGTGGCGGACACTAATTTCAATTCCCACAAGGAGAAGGAGAGACAATCAACGATGCGAACATAAACAATTTCAAACACAGGAGTGATAGTAACTCCTCCAAAAGAATGTGTGATTCGAAGCGACACCCTTGGCTGAACTGAAAGGAACTGAACAGATGACAGCATTTAGAATCATACCCGTCTCACGGAAATCATCTACAAATGACCCGGGCAGAAGGAACAATGCAGTGGCAGTCTGTACATATCAAACACTTGGAAGGGGGATCCACAGCTCATTCCTATGATACCAGCCAGGACCAATAAATTACCGGGAGAAAAAAGGAAGTACGAATTCGCCCACGTCCAACCACTTTCAAGGCACATATTCATTCTCAAGGGATGGCGGTGTCCGAGTACCCATCGCCACTGGGGCCCTTGTATGTCCAATAGACGTCATCTGCAATGCCTCCCCGATGTCCGCCTGGCGTTCCATCTCTGCCATCTTCTTATTTTGTCTATATCTTATCAACCACACCAACAGCATAACAAACAGAACCAATAATATGAACCCGCCCACCACAGGAACGGCAATCTTCCACGCCTTCGACTTGTTTTTTCCATGACCGGGGCTCAAATTTGGACCTGCTGGGACAGGACTAGGCGGAGCCACTGGTGCAGGAGCAGGCGCAGTAGACTCAACCACAATAGAGAAATGCCCCTGGTGACTCGTTGAACAGACATTGCTCGATTCCAAATCACTGAATTGTGGCAAAGCATCCAAATCAAACCAAACACACTTCGGAGTTGACCCACTCGGCGCTGTTTCGACATCTCTAAACTGAATCGAAATGGGTCCCTTCGATAGCGTTATATCTAATTCAGGCAAACCCGTAGCAGATAAATTCGTTGCATCATATGCAAGGAGGCCGAGCACGGGcgctaaaaacctataaccttgcaGACCATAATAGAAAGAAGACAAGTTACCCAAATTCTGGAATACAAGAATGAGCCGCAGGACATAAGGTTTAGCAATGATTCCATCAGGGATTTCAAACTCATTATAGCCATGAACTCCTTTGCTCCGCAGACTACCGCTGCGGAGTCTCATTGCGGTCAGCTTTATTGTGGATAGATTGGCCGGAACTGGAGCATTGTAGAGTCGTCCTGTCTTTGGGTGGACGAGGCGGACGAATGACCTGTAAGTATAGTCCTGAAGAAGCGCGTCTAGCTGCCGCACTGAAACTTTAGAAGATTCCGGCAATGACTGAGCTGTAACTTCTGGCGACGAAAAAACAATCCACATGACGAATACAAGATGCACCGAGAAACAGTATATAAACTCCATTGATCTATGCTTCAAAACAAACGGATATTCAAAAGATCGGATCTTTCTTCAAGGAAAAGAGACCattcggtgaataaacctttccCTCAGCATTTTTACAAAGAAATCTCAAAAGAACTCAGCTCGGATATCTATGGACTCACAAATCGGAGCACTGTAATTTCAGCATTGTTCATCGAAATGCCATCGGATTTTTACGTCTCTGTCCCAACAGAAATAATAAGCACcagaaattaaataataaaaaccaCAATTTCTTCAAAATACCTGAATCAGGACTTTCAACAGAAACCCTAGAATCTCATACAGAGCGTCGATTTTCTAGCAATGCCGCTgctgttaagcatttctcaaaagGAAACCTCCAAAAGCTCGGATTTTCTCGATTATCCCAACATGAAACTTGCCAAAACCCTAGAGATCTCTAGAATCCATCATTTTCCTCCGTTCTCACACAAGATCTTGCATCGGGAGCAGCAGAGCTAGCTGAAAACCCTGCAAGGGGCCGAAAAGCTTCAATCCGTTGGCATTTTGAGCAAGATGTTGAGGAAATTGCATGGAAAGAGAGCGAAATCGCAGCTCGTTCGAATTGAATGAATTTCCACAGTATTTCCTGAAAATTGAACACCGAAGATCTCGAAATACCGGAACCAATGTcgaaaagaaagaagattttaAGAATCGAGTCGAAGCTATCGGAATCGAAAGAGCTTCTGAAGATCGAGGGAGAGAACCCTAAAAAATCCAGAGCTCTGAAATGCGGAAAAGATCCCGAACCCGTGGCAGATAAAACACTGATAAACCCCGCTGTTTTTTATACCGACGAAAATACCCTTGGATTTTGTTAGATGGACGAAGATGTCCCCACCTCTCCGAAGTCACTCATCAGTAATCACTGAAGCGGTGAAAGGTAGGTTGAGTTATTTGATTGTTTGTAGACACGCACTCAGAAGATTGTCCACATCTAATACATGTGGATATTAATTGAACCGTCCAAATATATTGGCCCACTTCAGATGGGCCGTAAAAATATCTAAACATCGATTGGATGCTTCTGATTTCCGATTGGTGGACATCTGTTAGTTAAAATTAGGCCGTTGAAATTTTTTGTTTAACCATCAGCAGTTAGCTAGTCAGGAGATTATGCCATTTGTGTTATTTATTCTTCTATATTACCACTAGctggacccataatttggacagtttattcCAGTTGTACAAGACTACAAGTGAGTGCATGTGCAAGTACCATCACGGTCCGCCATCATAGCAAACTTTTTAGTTTCCGgaaaatcagaaccgtccatcaagtggcACCCACCTTCGATTGGTTAGTAGTACAGTTCAAATGACACTACTTTTGTGGTGCAATGGGCCCATGGATGGCTTTCAGAATATTCTGATCCAACGGTCGAAAGCCTCTCAAATGGGGAGTTTAGATTGTCTACACAGGGCCAATTTTGGCCGAGGGGGACCAACCCCTGCAGATGAGCGGTTCTGATCAGAGAAGATACTGAGCGCCATTTATTGTACCATGCGAGACCATTGAGGGTTCCATTTAAGATCATGATCCACTGAAAATGGGAAAACGGAtaggctactcaccctgccacagtgctctgtgggcccaaccatggtgtatgtgtttcatccatgccgttcatccatttttacagataattttaggggttgatccaaaaaatgagagggaaataaatctcaggtagaccacaccacagtaaaacaatagttattggatatccaccattaaaatcctcctaaggccaactgtactatttgtttgacatccaatctgttgcttaggtcatacagacctagatgaagggaaaaaacaaagatcggattgatccaaaacttttatgggccccaaaaagtttttaacggtcgatgttcatttaacactgtttctgtaatgtggtccccctgagattgggatatacgtcatttttcgtctcatatactaaaattatctcgaaaaatagatggacggcatggatgaaacacatacatcatggtggggcccacagagcaccgaccatcagccattggttggtggcagggggagttgcCAATTCGTTTCCGCGAAAATGACTCTATAGCCAGTTTGATCAGATGATCAAAGCCATCCAATCGAGAGCCCGCAAGATAATGGTAAGGTCGTTTTCAGACTGACCGTCGCGATGTACTGTACGATATATGTCGAGAGGCGTTCTTGAAAACGTCCAGCTTCGAATGTACTTTTCATAGTCCTTTTCTGGTAAT belongs to Magnolia sinica isolate HGM2019 chromosome 8, MsV1, whole genome shotgun sequence and includes:
- the LOC131253675 gene encoding uncharacterized protein LOC131253675 — translated: MEFIYCFSVHLVFVMWIVFSSPEVTAQSLPESSKVSVRQLDALLQDYTYRSFVRLVHPKTGRLYNAPVPANLSTIKLTAMRLRSGSLRSKGVHGYNEFEIPDGIIAKPYVLRLILVFQNLGNLSSFYYGLQGYRFLAPVLGLLAYDATNLSATGLPELDITLSKGPISIQFRDVETAPSGSTPKCVWFDLDALPQFSDLESSNVCSTSHQGHFSIVVESTAPAPAPVAPPSPVPAGPNLSPGHGKNKSKAWKIAVPVVGGFILLVLFVMLLVWLIRYRQNKKMAEMERQADIGEALQMTSIGHTRAPVAMGTRTPPSLENEYVP